In Streptomyces rapamycinicus NRRL 5491, the genomic stretch GGAATGGGGCGGACCGTCGCACGCCGAACCTCCTACCCTGGCGTAGTGGGCGATGTTTTACGGAGGTGAGATCGCAGTGACCCTGGGGGCACTGGAGAGCGCGGTCATGCGGGTGTGCTGGGAGGTCCAAGCGCCAGTGACGGTCCGCGCCGTGCTCGACAGACTCAACGAGGGCCGGGAGCGGCCGCTGGCCTACACCACGGTGATGACGGTGATGACTCGCCTCGCGGAGAAGCGCTTGCTCGATCGGGCCATCCAGGGGCGTGGCTACGCGTACACGGCCGCCGTCGCGGATGAGGCCGCGATCGCCGTACGGGAGGTGCTGCGGGCGCACGGGGATGCCGCGGTCGCGCATTTCGCCGCCGAGGCGTCACTGGATCCGCAGCTACGGGACCGTCTTCGGCGGCTCTTGGAGCAGTCGCCGTGACCGGCAAGCGGGCCTTCTGGACCCTCGTAACGGTGTCCGTGACGATTCACGCGGCGGTGGCCTTCCTTGGCTGCTGTTTGGTCACGGCTCTGGCCTGGCAGTTCACCCATCACGGGATCGGTGCCGACCCTCGGTCCGGCGCCGCGTGGGCCGGCGTCACGCTGCTCACCCTCTCTATGGCTGGAGGGATACGGTCCGCCCGGCGGCTGTGGCTCGGACTCGGCGCGACTCGGGCCATGGACCGCCAGGTCCGCGCCACGGCTGTCGCCGATACGGCCATACACACCACCGCCCAGCAGGCGGGCCTGACCGCCCGGGTAGATGTGATCGACAGTGCCGGTAGCTTCGCGTTCACCCACGGACTACTGCGCCCCCGAGTGACGGTCAGCAGCGGGCTCATGAAGTCGGCGACTCCTGGGGAATTGCGTGCGGTCCTGGCTCATGAGGCCGAGCACGTCCGTGGGCGCGATCCGCTCAGAACGCTCGTGGCCGATTTCCTGGCGGCACGGCACATCGCGCTTCCGCTCCTGCGTCATCTGCGAACGGTGGTCGCCGCCGACCGTGAACTGGCGGCGGACCGCTGCGCGATGGCTCAGTGCGGCGTCAGCGCCGTGGCCGGGGCACTGCTGAAGGCCGGCGACACTCCCCGATGGGCGAACACCGCCCCCGCCGCCGCGATGGGAGGCCGCACGTTGCTCGCCGTCAGGATCACGCAGCTCGAGGGCGCGGTACCGCCGCCCGTACGTCCGGACCACCGGCAGGTGGCTGTCACGGCCGCCGGGGCCGCGCTCTACATGTGGGCGATCGCCGGCTCCGCCTGGCTGATGCCGACGGCTCCGTTGGCCTGTTTGGGAGGAGGTCACTGAGCTTCGCCGGTCAGGACCCCTTACCTACTACGACCGCATAGTAACTACTACGCATCGGTAGTAGGCTCGGATCCCGCCCGCCGAGAGGAGTCATAGATGGCCGCCGCGACGGACCGCGAGAAGCCGATACGCCATGCGCTCTTCGCTCGCATCTACCCGAGGATCAACGCCTTCGCCGAGGCCCACGGCGCCCTGGAACACCGGCGTGAGCTGCTCGCCGAGACCACCGGCCGGATCGTGGAGATCGGCGCGGGAACCGGCGCCAACTTCCCGCACTACCCGCCGGAGGTCGAGCAGGTCATCGCCGTCGAACCCGAGCCACGCCTGCGTGAACTCGCAAAGCGGTCGTCGGCCGGGTCCCCCGTGCCGGTGGAGATCCGCGCAGGCCGGGCCGAGGCGCTGCCCGTCCCCGACGCTTCCGCCGACGGAGTCGTGGCCTCGCTCGTCCTGTGCACGATCGCCGACGTCCCCGCCGCGCTCGGGGAAGCCGCCCGTGTACTACGACCGGGCGGGCTGCTGTACTTCTACGAGCACATCCGATCGACACGCCCCGGCCTGGCAAGGCGGCAGCGGATCACCAACGTGGTGTGGCCACTGCTGGGCGGCGGCTGCAATCTCACCCGGAGCCCCGAACCAGCCATCACCACTGCCGGATTCAGAATCGAACGCGCACGGCACTTCGACTTCCTCATCAACGGCCGCACCACACCCAGCTCCCCGTGCGTCATCGGTGTCGCACGCAAAGCCGAGACCGCCGCCCAGGAGAACACCGCATAATGCGCGAGCGAGACTTCACAGTCTCACGGACGCCGCGCGGCGAGACATGACCCCTGATCGGTCAGCGGGCGCACCGGGCGGGGCTCAGGCACCCGAGTCTTCGCCCACCACGGTCAGGTCGTCACCCAGCGCCGCGGCGATTTCGGCGGCCCGGGAATGGTCGGCACTCCGACCGGGGTCCGCAGCCACGGTGCGGCGTGGAACTGCCGTGGCCAGTTCGGGTCCGCGTATGCCAAGTCGGCGACACGGTCCAGGGCCTCATCCGGCACTCCGAACCACGCGTCGAGCCCCAACGCGGGGCGTACCACACCGTTGAACACCTCCCCCAGCGTCGCCCCTGCGCTCGCCCGCAGGATGCCGTCGACCAAGTGACCGTAGGTCAACGCGTGTTCCCCGAGCGAGGTCCCGGGAAGGTACTCCGGCGCCGCTCGCGCCAGACTCTCCCGCAGCCCGCCGTCATCCAGCAGGTCGAAGCCCGCCGCTTCGGGAGCGAAACGCGGCTGGCCCGCCCGGTGCGTGAGCACATGGCGGAGAATGGCCCGATCCTTGCCCCGGGCCCCGTACGCGCTCCAATACCCGGCGATCGGCTCGTCCAGTGCCAGCGCACCCGCCCTGACCGCGGCCAGGGCGGCGAGCGTGACGAACGATTTCGACAGCGAGTAGGACTGGACCAGGGTGTCGCAAACGTCCATCGTGCCGCATCTCGCTCACCTCTCAGCGCGCCCAGGACTCACTCCCGAGACCCACGGCGATAATAACCCCCGGGGGGGTATATCGGAGCACGGTGAGGGCCCGAGGCTCCCGTCATCTGGTGGAGCCCACCAGGTGCCGGGAGCCCTGGTGCCATCAGGCTCGATAGGCCACCAGCGCCATCATCCCGGCCTCGCCGTGGTAGGCGTTGTGACAGTGCAGCATCCACTGGCCGGGGTTGTCGGCGTCGAAGACCACGGTCAGCTTCTTCTTCGGCAGCACGATCGCGGTGTCCTTGCGGGGCCCGGAGCTGCCGAGTTGGTAGGTGTGGCCGTGCAGATGCATCGGGTGCCACATGCTCGTGCGGTTGACGAAGTCCAGCCGGACCCGTTGCCCTTCCTCGACCATGAGCGGGGCGGCCGTCGGATCGCTCATGTCGAACGCCTTGCCGTTGATGGCCCAGTTGTACTTCGTCATGCCGCCGGTCAGCTCCATGCGGAGCGCCCGGTCCGCCTTCTTGGGAGACAACCCGACGTCGTCCGCCGCGCGGAGCTTCGAGGCGGTCACGATCGTGCCGTCCAGTTCCTTCGGGCGGACGGTGGCTTTCGGAGCCCGGCCGGAGCCGGTGCGGACCAGGGCCAGGCCGGTGGCGTTCTTCCCCTCGGCGAGTGCCACGAGCGGGAAGACGCCATCCGCGAGGGTGACCAGCACGTCGTAGCGCTCGCCCATGCCGATCAGCAGGGCATCGGTCCGCTGGTGCTCGACGGGGAAGCCGTCGGTGTGGGTGATGGTCATGCTGTGGCCGCCGAGCGCGACGCGGTAGGCGGTGTCGCCACCGGCGTTGATGATCCGTAGCCGGATCCGCCTGCCGGGCTTGCCGGTGTAGGCATCCGGGTCGGCCGGGACGCGGCCGTTGATCAGGTGGTACGCGTACTTCACGTCGCCCGCGTCACCGCCGAGCAGTTCGCTGTCGGCGCCCATCAGCATGAACTTCATCGACATGCCGTCGCCGGAAGAAGACGGTGAGGCGCTCGCCCCTCCCTCGTCTCCGCTCATGTCCATGCCGCCCATACCACTCATGTCGTGGCCGCCCATGTCCATCCCGCCCATGCCCTGCCGCAGCTCGGCGAAGACCTCGTCGGGTGTGCCGGTGACACCGTCGACCCAGTCGTCCAGGACGACCACCCACTCGTCGTCGTAGGACAGTGGCTCCTTCGGATCCTCGACGATCAGCGGCGCGTACAGCCCGCGGTCGAGCTGGACCCCGACGTGCGGGTGGAAGAAGTAGGTGCCGGGGGTGTCGGCGATGAAACGGTAGGTGAAGGTGGATCCGGCCCGTACCGCGGTCTGCGTGGCCGGGGGAACGCCGTCCATGTCATTGCGCAGGGCGAGACCGTGCCAATGGATGGACGTGGCCGTCTTGTTCGGCAGCTGATTGGAGAGTTCGGCGGCCACGGTGTCACCGGCCGACACCCGCAGCTCCTTGCCGGGGGCCCGCCCGCCGAAGACCCAGCTCCTGGCCATGACGCCACCGCCGAGCTCCACCATGGCGGGCGCGGCGGTCAGGGTCAGCTTGTGCACCTTGCCGGTACTGGTGCGCTTCTTCTCCGCGGCGGCCACGGCCGGGTCGGACGGCTTGACCAGGGCGGGGGTGTTGTCAGCGTCGCCACTGGAGCCGCCGCAGGCGGCGAGCGCGCCCGTGCCCGCGGCGCCGAGCCCGGCCAGCAGGACAGAGCGGCGGTTGATGCTGTTCACGATGACGGTGTTCCTCTTCTCGATATGCCTTGTGTTCGGTCGCACGCGGGCACGGCTGATCGCATACGCGGACGCGAAGATGCCGTGGGGGGGCGGCCTACAGAAGCAATCGAGAGAGCATCGAAAGGTCGGGCGGCGCCCGGCTCACGGTGCCGGGAACAGGACGACCGGCCGGGATGGCGTGCACATCGCCCTCGCGGCCGACCCAGGGCCCGCTCGGCGGCAGGTGTTTTACGACGTCGACGCCGGCAGCCGAGCAGTGCTGCACGCCCATGCCGGAACAGGGCCCATCGTCACCGTGCGCGGCCGGGGCGGAAGCCCGTGCGGTGCCGTCATGCCCACCCCTGTGCGCCGACATCCCCCCATTGCCCGACATCGCCGCCGAGGGCGCATGGACCATATGCGCCATCCCGCGCATGTCGGAGACACGCACCGAGGGCGAGACGGCCGCGTTCGTCTCGTGGTGGAGGAGCACGGCGAACGCGGCGAACAGCACGACGACCGCGCTCCACGCCCAGCGTCCGGTGCCACCACGGGCACGGTCCCGTCCGGCCCCTGCTGTGGTCATGGCTCCCGTCCCTGCTCTCGGTGGGCGACTCCGCCAATATACCCGGTGGGGGTAAAACTGAACGCTCTCCTAATCTCCTACGTACTCAGGGGCTCAGTAGCCGATACCGCACGACGCACCGAGGCCACACCCAGACGACGAGGGAAGGCAACGATGGAGACTCTGAGCTGGTCCGTAGCGGCGGTCGCCGCGCTGGTGGCCGCCGTCAGCCTGATCCGCATGATGACTACCAGGGGAGACACCCGCTTCGCGGCCGGAGGCGAGGTATTCATGGGTGTGTGCATGACCGCCATGGCCCTGCCCGCGACAGCGGCCTGGTACGCCGATCACGGCATGGGGTGGGCCATGGCATTCGCCCTCCTGGCACTCGGCGGTGTGGTGATGGCCGCCAAGCACACGCGTGCGAGCGGCTGGAGCCACGGCCGCCAATGGGTACACCTCATCGTCGGCAGCGCAGGCATGGTGATCATGACCCTCGCCATGACGAGCACGTCCTCCGGGCCGGTACTCGCGCTCGGCGGCTCATCCATGGCCGGGATGCCGGGCATGGAGAACATGCCCGGGATGGACTCGGCACAAGGCATGGACGGGATGGACGGGATGGAGGGCATACAGGGCATGGGAGGGATGCACGGGAGGAACACGCCGGGCATGACCACCGCGGCCGATGCCACCGCCGCGTCGTCCTCGGGCTCCTTCTGGCGTTACGTGGCCGCGGCGCTCGCGGTGTACTTCCTGTTGTCGATTGGCGCGTCCGTCTGGGCCCGGCTCCGGGGGACCAACGGGAAGCACCCCACCGCCGCCCGCGACGGCGGCCGGGGCCGCACATGGGGACGTTGGCTGCTCGCCATGCCGGACACGGTGGTGGTCTTCGTGGTATCGCTGACCGTCTCGGTATGGGACAAGGCCCGTACGGTGGAGCGGGGAAGCCACGGACGCCGACGCAGGCTCGGCACGGCGCCGGACGCCGCACTGGCCGCTCATATCGGTATGGGCGGAACCATGTCCGCGATGCTGCTCATGATGGTGGTGTGACGGGCCCTCGCCGAGCTCGTGCGTTCGCTCTGGGCCGCGAGTCTGAACACGCCCTTGCGGGCGAACTCGGCCGACAAGGCCGCTGCACACCGCGCATCGAGCGGACCTGCCCGCTCGAACGGATCGCGGAAGCGCACGCATACGCCGAGCGCGGACACACACGGGGAAAGATCGTGGTGTGCATCTGAGCCTGTCCCGCCCATGAACGCCGGTCGGCCGGCCCGAGGCGACGGGATACAGTGCGTGAGGGGGCAGCTTGGTCAGGGAGGGGAAGCGTGACCGACACCAGCAACACCCGGCCCGCCGAAGGTGGTGAAGCGCAAGCGCCGCGGCAGAGCCGACCGCGCCGCCTGATGCGCTACCTCCCCCTGATCGCCCCCGTCCTGCTGTGGGCCGTGCCCTGCTGGGTGCTCCTGCACACCGGCCAGCACTGGCCGCTGCCCGCCACGCTGGTCGGCACCGCCCTGTTCGCCCTCGGCCTCATCGGCATGCCGCTCGCGATGATGCGCGGCCACGGACGGCGCCAGCAGGACCGGGCGGCGATCATCGGCGACACCCTGCTGGGCACCATCTGGACTCTGTTCACCTGGTCCGTTCTGCTCGGCGTCCTCTTGCGGCTCGCCCTGACCGTGGCCGGCGTCGGCGAGAGCCAGGACCGGGCCCGAATCGTCACCTGGGCCGTGCTCGGCACAACCGCGGTACTGCTCGGCTGGGGATACGCCGAGGCCCGCCGCGTACCACGCGTGCGCCGACTCGACGTACAACTCCCCCGGCTGGGGCCCGGGTTGGACGGCATCCGCGTCGCCCTCATCACCGACACCCACTACGGCCCGCTCGATCGCACCCGCTGGTCGGCGCGGGTATGCGAGACGGTGAACACTCTGGAGGCCGACCTGGTCTGCCACACCGGCGACATCGCGGACGGCACGGCCGAACGCCGCCGCGCCCAGGCCACCCCGCTCGGCACCGTGCGGGCCACCCGGGCCCGGGTCTACGTCACCGGCAACCACGAGTACTACAGCGAGGCCCAGGGCTGGGTCGACCTGATGGACGAGCTGGGCTGGGAGCCGCTGCGCAACCGTCATCTGCTGCTCGAACGCGGAGGCGACACCCTCGTGGTCGCCGGAGTCGATGACGTCACCGCCGAGTCCTCCGGCCTGGCAGGCCACCGTGCCCACCTCGCCGGAGCCCTGAACGGCGCCGACCCCGATCTGCCCGTCCTGCTCCTGGCACACCAGCCCAAGTTCATCGACCGGGCAGCGGCCGCCGGCATCGACCTCCAACTCTCCGGCCACACCCACGGCGGCCAGATCTGGCCCTTCCACCACCTCGTCCGCATCGACCAGCCCGCCCTCGCCGGCCTCAGCCACCACGGCCCCCGCACCCTCCTCTACACCAGCCGCGGTACCGGCTTCTGGGGCCCGCCATTCCGCGTCTTCGCCCCCAGCGAGATCACCCTGCTCGTACTCCGCTCCCCGCACCCGCCCACCTCGACATAGCACTCGACGGGCCGACACATCCGCTCGGAGCAGTCCACGGGCCGAGGGACGCGGCACCGACAGACGACCAGGCCCGTCTCGCGCGATCGTCGGCATCGAACGGTTCCAGCCCGTCCTCGTCCCGCGTGGGCCCGACCGGCCAGGGAGAACGCTCTCGTCCCCGTAACTCCCAGGAAGCGAAAGAGGTCGGATGGAGCCGCCGCTCGGCGCACGTGACGGCGCGAGGCTAAGTCGTCACGGGTTCCAGCCGCAGCCGCTGGATCGGCCAGGGTGGCGGCTCGGCCGGGCCGAACCAGACCCGGACGTCCTGCCCGGTGCGGACGGGCAGGAGGGGGTAGTCGTTCGCGGCGTGCTCGGTGCGGTGCAGCGCATGGCCCGAGCGCAGGTGTCGGGCGGCGTAGGCGTCGAAGGCAGCCGCGTCGGACGGCCGACAGATCGTCGCGACCACCTCGCGGGTGCCCGGCTCCGCGTCGAAGCACGGGCCACGCAGCAGCAGGACATCATCGCTGTCGACCATGGTGGCGTTGGCCGCGTCGCGGTACTTCCGCCAGACCGGACCGGTGTAGAACGCCTCCAGCGCGCGCCGACGGTGCGCCATGTCGGGGAACGCGCGCAGCCAGACGAAGCGGTCCGGGTCGTCAAGGTCGCGGAATCGGCCGCCGACGGTGATGCCGACCGCATGCTGGCCGACGACGAACTCGCGCTCGAACAGCCCGATCAGCGTCTCCCGGGCGCCGGGACGCAGAGTGTACTGCCGGAGTTCGACGATGCTCATGCGTCGGCCCGCCCGGTGCGGGTGAGGTCCATGGTCCAGTTGAGCTCCCAGGTGCGGCCGTCGTCGGCGGAGAACTCCTGCTCCCAGCGGGCGGCGTCCGGGCCAAGCCGGTTCCAGGTGAAGTGCACCCGGATCGGGCGGCCGACGTAGGTGTCCTCACCGTGGAAGTCACCGCGGTCGCCCGTGAAGCCGCCGGTCACGGGGGGATCCAGTCGCCCCGTCCGGCTGTCGGACCAGTGGATCGACCAGCGCTCCGTCTCGCGGTCGAACAGCCGTAGGGTCACGCCCTGGCGGCCGAGGGTGGGGAAGGTGATCTCGTCGATGTTGCCGGCGCCCCCGAACAGCGGCCGGACCACCGCGTGACCGGGGAACTCCGCCCAGGAGGCGGGGCCCGGGCCGAGCGGTGCGGTGAGACGGCGGTTGGCCACGTCCCAGGAGCCGTGCAGGAAGTCGAAGTCGTGCGGGAAGTCGGTGTCATGCGGGAAGTCGGTGTCGTCCATGCGCCGCAGGCTAGGGACACTCCCCTGACATCCACTGTCAGGGGATACTGGGCGGCATGCGCGCGAGCCGGCTGGTCACCCTGCTTCTGCTGCTCCAGAACCGGGGCCGGATGACGGCCCAGCAGCTGGCCGAGGAACTGGAGGTCTCCGTCCGTACGGTCTACCGGGACGTCGAGGCGCTCGGCGCTGCCGGTATCCCGCTGTACGGCGCCGCCGGACACGCGGGCGGCTACCAGCTGGTCGACGGCTACCGGACCCGGCTCACCGGACTGACCGCGGACGAGGCGCAGGCCGCGTTCCTCGCCGCACTCCCCGGCACCGCCGCCGACCTCGGCTTCGGCGAGGCACTCGCCACCGCCCAACTGAAACTGCGGGCCGCCCTGCCGGCCGAGCTGCGCGAGCACGCCGGGCGGATCCAGGAACGCTTCCTGCTCGACGCCCCCGGCTGGTACGGCGACGCCGACCGTACGCCGCACCTGGCCGCGGTCGCCGCCGCGGTGTGGGCGCGGCGGGCGGTGCTCCTGCGGTACCGGCGGTGGCGCGCGCCGGAGGAGATCGAGCGGCGGGTGGAGCCGTACGGGCTCGTGCTCAAGGCCGGCCGCTGGTACCTGGTCGCCGGCGGGCCGTCCGGAATCCGCACCTACCGGGTCGACCAGATCATCGAACTCCACTCCCTGGACGGGCAGTTCGTCGTCCCGGACGGATTCGACCTGTCCGCGCACTGGAACAGCTATCTGACCGATTTCCGAGCCCGGCTGCACACCGGGGAGGCTCTGGTACGGCTCACGCCGAAGGGAGCCCGCCGCCTCGGCGTCACACCCGCGGGTGACGGATGGACGGAGACCCGGGTGCCCATCGAATCGATCGACCACGCCCACGGAGAGTTCCTGCGGCTGGGCATCGACGTCGAGGTCATCGCACCGGCGGAACTCCGCGACCGCATCGCCGAGACGGTACGGACCCTGGCCACCCGCTACGAGGGGTGACCCCGGGCAGAGGGACCTCCCGGATGATTTCCGCGAATCACCAGGCCCGACATGGGAGTCGGTCGGACTCGAAAAGGCGTCATCGGTCGGACTCGGAAAGGCGTCAGCCGAGCGCGGAGATGCCGCGGTACCCGGCCGCCGCCCGCTACCTCTCGGCGTCCGCGAGCAGCCGGAGAGCGAGCTGCTGGAGCTCCGGGCCCGCCTTCTCCGGACTGCCGGTGTCGAAGGGCGGATCGGGGTCGTACTCCACGGCGAGTTGCATCGCCTGGGCGACCTTCTCGTCCGACAGGCGGGCGGCGAGGTGCAGGCCCATGTCGATACCGGCGGAGACCCCCGCCGCGGTGATGATCTTCCCCGCTTCGACGAACCGCCCCGGGGTGTATTCGGCGCCCGCCTCCGCCAGGTAGGAGCGGCTGCCCCAGAAGGTGGTGGCGGGCAGACCACGCAGCAGACCGGCCGCGCCGAGGATCAGCGACCCCGTGCACACCGAGGTGGTCCACACCGACCGCCGGTGGATGTGGCGTATCCAGTCCAGCACGACGGTGTTCTCCATCGTCTCCTTGGTGCCGCCGCCTCCCGGCACCAGCAGCACATCGGCCCGGTCCACACTGTCGAGGGAACGCTCGGCCTCCAGGGCCAGTTCGCCGGTGTCGGTACGGATGAGCCCGGCCTTCTCGGCCACCGTGGTCACCGTCACCCGCGGCACCCGGCAGAGCACCTCGTACGGCCCGACCGCATCGAGCGCGGTGAACCTGTCGTACAGCAGCACCGCCACCCGCAACGGGCCCGCATCGGCGCGGTGGCTCGCCGGGCCACCGGCCTCCGGGGCCACCGCCCGGGCCGTCGACGCCCCGACACTCGTCACCATCCCCGCCCCCAGTCCACTTGCCGCGGCTGCCTGAAGCACCGTGCGACGGCTACGGTTCACACCTGCCATGAAGGACTTCCTCCCCTGTGATCACCACCGGCCCGGTGCCGGCACAACAAGTAGTCGGACCACATCACGGTCGAGTTCCCGGGATTCCGGCTCGGTTCGATGGTCGACTTCCCCGGCGGGGTCGTCAGGAAGCGGACAGGCATTCCGAGGTAGTCGTGGCGGAACCGGCGGGAGTTCCGGAGCATTTCTTAGCCGGGAGCGTTCGGTGCTCGTCGGCTGGCAGGCCGCCAAGAGCGAGCTGGGCTTCGACGGGCACCCCACGGTGATCTACGTGAAGGCGAGGGAGGACGCCATCGAGGACGTCAGCGCGGTCCTGCCCGCCACGCTGTATCCCGAAATCCCCGGTCTGGTCCAGGTCAGCCGCCCGTCCGACGCCCTGCTGGCGAAACGCGTCACCGAGACGACGTTCTCGGCGCCGTTCCTGGGCCTGGCCGGAGTGGCGCTGCTCATCGGCGGCATCGGCGTGGCCAACACCATGTACACCTCGGTGCTGGAGCGCCGCACCGAAATCGGCCTGCGCCGGGCGCCGGGGGCCGGGCGGGGCCAGATCCGGGCGCGGTTCCTCACCGAGTCCGTGGTGCTCAGCGCGCTCGGCGGGGTCGCGGGTACGGTCATCGGCGTCCTCGCGACCCTCGGCTACGCCACCTACCAGGGCTGGTCCCCCGCGATCCCCCTCCCCGCCCTCGCCCTGGGCACGGGCAGCACGGTTCTGATCGGCATCACGGCCGGCGTCTACCCGTCGATCCGCGCCTCCCGACTGCCCCCGGCACAGGCCCTGTCAGCGGCCTGACAACGCGCCTCGGCGCCGACGCAGTGCCCACCGGCAGCTGGGCGCATCGTGCTCGCCGAGGAAGCTCGGCCTGTTCCAGCCGGGGCACCGCTTCCAGCCGAGGCACCGTCAGGGCTCCGTGGAGGGCGTCTGATCCCCACGGGTCGGGCGCCCCAGCGCGCGCAGCGCTGAGCGGGCGGCGTTGTGGCCGCTCATGCCGTGGGCACCGGCGCCCGGTGGGGTGGCCGCGGAGCAGAGGAAGACCCCCGGCACGCCCGTACGGTACGGATCGGGGACCATCCGGGGACGCGTCACCAGCTGGAGCGGGGTGTTTGCACCGGAGATGATGTCTCCCCCGACGTAATTGGCGTTGTACCGCTCCAGTTCCGCGGTCGACATGGCCGTCATGGAGACGATCCGCTCCCGTGTTCCGGGTGCGAAGCGCTCGAACTGCCGCAGCATGGCCGACGTGGCGTCTCCCTCGTAACCGTGCGGCACATGCGCGTAGGCGGAGACGGGGTGGACGCCACCGGACGAGCGGCCGGGGTCGGCAAGGTACTGCTGCGAAACCAGTATGAAGGGCCGCTCGGGCATCCGGCCCCGGTGCACCTCACGCTCAACATGGGCGATCTCCTCGAAACTCCCGCCCAGATGCACGGTGCCCGCCCGGCGGCAGTGCCCGGCGCGCCACGGGATCCCGCCCTCGACGGCGAGGTC encodes the following:
- a CDS encoding helix-turn-helix transcriptional regulator, yielding MRASRLVTLLLLLQNRGRMTAQQLAEELEVSVRTVYRDVEALGAAGIPLYGAAGHAGGYQLVDGYRTRLTGLTADEAQAAFLAALPGTAADLGFGEALATAQLKLRAALPAELREHAGRIQERFLLDAPGWYGDADRTPHLAAVAAAVWARRAVLLRYRRWRAPEEIERRVEPYGLVLKAGRWYLVAGGPSGIRTYRVDQIIELHSLDGQFVVPDGFDLSAHWNSYLTDFRARLHTGEALVRLTPKGARRLGVTPAGDGWTETRVPIESIDHAHGEFLRLGIDVEVIAPAELRDRIAETVRTLATRYEG
- a CDS encoding multicopper oxidase family protein, which translates into the protein MNSINRRSVLLAGLGAAGTGALAACGGSSGDADNTPALVKPSDPAVAAAEKKRTSTGKVHKLTLTAAPAMVELGGGVMARSWVFGGRAPGKELRVSAGDTVAAELSNQLPNKTATSIHWHGLALRNDMDGVPPATQTAVRAGSTFTYRFIADTPGTYFFHPHVGVQLDRGLYAPLIVEDPKEPLSYDDEWVVVLDDWVDGVTGTPDEVFAELRQGMGGMDMGGHDMSGMGGMDMSGDEGGASASPSSSGDGMSMKFMLMGADSELLGGDAGDVKYAYHLINGRVPADPDAYTGKPGRRIRLRIINAGGDTAYRVALGGHSMTITHTDGFPVEHQRTDALLIGMGERYDVLVTLADGVFPLVALAEGKNATGLALVRTGSGRAPKATVRPKELDGTIVTASKLRAADDVGLSPKKADRALRMELTGGMTKYNWAINGKAFDMSDPTAAPLMVEEGQRVRLDFVNRTSMWHPMHLHGHTYQLGSSGPRKDTAIVLPKKKLTVVFDADNPGQWMLHCHNAYHGEAGMMALVAYRA
- a CDS encoding DJ-1/PfpI family protein, with amino-acid sequence MAGVNRSRRTVLQAAAASGLGAGMVTSVGASTARAVAPEAGGPASHRADAGPLRVAVLLYDRFTALDAVGPYEVLCRVPRVTVTTVAEKAGLIRTDTGELALEAERSLDSVDRADVLLVPGGGGTKETMENTVVLDWIRHIHRRSVWTTSVCTGSLILGAAGLLRGLPATTFWGSRSYLAEAGAEYTPGRFVEAGKIITAAGVSAGIDMGLHLAARLSDEKVAQAMQLAVEYDPDPPFDTGSPEKAGPELQQLALRLLADAER
- a CDS encoding metallophosphoesterase, with product MTDTSNTRPAEGGEAQAPRQSRPRRLMRYLPLIAPVLLWAVPCWVLLHTGQHWPLPATLVGTALFALGLIGMPLAMMRGHGRRQQDRAAIIGDTLLGTIWTLFTWSVLLGVLLRLALTVAGVGESQDRARIVTWAVLGTTAVLLGWGYAEARRVPRVRRLDVQLPRLGPGLDGIRVALITDTHYGPLDRTRWSARVCETVNTLEADLVCHTGDIADGTAERRRAQATPLGTVRATRARVYVTGNHEYYSEAQGWVDLMDELGWEPLRNRHLLLERGGDTLVVAGVDDVTAESSGLAGHRAHLAGALNGADPDLPVLLLAHQPKFIDRAAAAGIDLQLSGHTHGGQIWPFHHLVRIDQPALAGLSHHGPRTLLYTSRGTGFWGPPFRVFAPSEITLLVLRSPHPPTST
- a CDS encoding NIPSNAP family protein, with amino-acid sequence MSIVELRQYTLRPGARETLIGLFEREFVVGQHAVGITVGGRFRDLDDPDRFVWLRAFPDMAHRRRALEAFYTGPVWRKYRDAANATMVDSDDVLLLRGPCFDAEPGTREVVATICRPSDAAAFDAYAARHLRSGHALHRTEHAANDYPLLPVRTGQDVRVWFGPAEPPPWPIQRLRLEPVTT
- a CDS encoding serine hydrolase domain-containing protein is translated as MDVCDTLVQSYSLSKSFVTLAALAAVRAGALALDEPIAGYWSAYGARGKDRAILRHVLTHRAGQPRFAPEAAGFDLLDDGGLRESLARAAPEYLPGTSLGEHALTYGHLVDGILRASAGATLGEVFNGVVRPALGLDAWFGVPDEALDRVADLAYADPNWPRQFHAAPWLRTPVGVPTIPGPPKSPRRWVTT
- a CDS encoding BlaI/MecI/CopY family transcriptional regulator; this encodes MTLGALESAVMRVCWEVQAPVTVRAVLDRLNEGRERPLAYTTVMTVMTRLAEKRLLDRAIQGRGYAYTAAVADEAAIAVREVLRAHGDAAVAHFAAEASLDPQLRDRLRRLLEQSP
- a CDS encoding class I SAM-dependent methyltransferase, translated to MAAATDREKPIRHALFARIYPRINAFAEAHGALEHRRELLAETTGRIVEIGAGTGANFPHYPPEVEQVIAVEPEPRLRELAKRSSAGSPVPVEIRAGRAEALPVPDASADGVVASLVLCTIADVPAALGEAARVLRPGGLLYFYEHIRSTRPGLARRQRITNVVWPLLGGGCNLTRSPEPAITTAGFRIERARHFDFLINGRTTPSSPCVIGVARKAETAAQENTA
- a CDS encoding M56 family metallopeptidase, producing MSVTIHAAVAFLGCCLVTALAWQFTHHGIGADPRSGAAWAGVTLLTLSMAGGIRSARRLWLGLGATRAMDRQVRATAVADTAIHTTAQQAGLTARVDVIDSAGSFAFTHGLLRPRVTVSSGLMKSATPGELRAVLAHEAEHVRGRDPLRTLVADFLAARHIALPLLRHLRTVVAADRELAADRCAMAQCGVSAVAGALLKAGDTPRWANTAPAAAMGGRTLLAVRITQLEGAVPPPVRPDHRQVAVTAAGAALYMWAIAGSAWLMPTAPLACLGGGH